From one Lactiplantibacillus paraplantarum genomic stretch:
- a CDS encoding zinc metallopeptidase: protein MFYSFFDPTYLLVIIGLIISMAASGYVNRTFRHYDAYRSQSGTTGTDAARFILSQSGINNVGVQKISGDLTDNYNGQTKILSLSEATADSTSVAAIGVAAHECGHAVQDHVNYWPMRLRTALVPAANLGSTLSLPLIIVGVLLSYNQTLIHIGILLFSLALLFQLVTLPVEFNASRRALQILSDGQVLTRDEVPMVRKVLVAAALTYVAAALSTFLQLLRLIILFGGNRDDN from the coding sequence TTGTTTTATTCGTTTTTTGATCCAACTTATCTGTTAGTCATCATCGGTCTGATTATCTCAATGGCTGCTTCTGGCTATGTTAACCGGACTTTCCGGCATTACGATGCCTATCGTAGTCAATCTGGAACAACTGGAACTGATGCCGCCCGTTTCATCTTGAGTCAATCGGGCATTAATAACGTTGGTGTGCAAAAAATCAGCGGTGATCTGACTGATAACTATAACGGTCAGACTAAGATTCTAAGCTTATCAGAAGCGACCGCTGACTCGACCTCCGTTGCCGCCATTGGTGTGGCCGCCCATGAATGTGGCCACGCCGTCCAAGACCACGTTAATTATTGGCCCATGCGTTTACGGACGGCCTTAGTTCCTGCTGCTAATCTCGGCTCGACCTTGTCATTGCCCTTAATTATTGTCGGGGTATTACTCAGTTATAACCAAACATTGATTCACATTGGAATTCTACTATTCTCTCTAGCATTGCTCTTCCAACTCGTGACGCTCCCAGTTGAATTCAACGCATCACGACGCGCTTTGCAGATTTTATCCGATGGGCAAGTCTTAACCCGTGACGAAGTACCAATGGTCCGTAAAGTCCTCGTTGCAGCTGCGCTAACTTATGTTGCAGCCGCATTATCAACATTCTTACAATTGCTTCGACTAATCATTTTATTCGGCGGTAACCGTGACGATAATTAG